In Solanum pennellii chromosome 3, SPENNV200, a single window of DNA contains:
- the LOC107012601 gene encoding protein trichome birefringence-like 33, translated as MKSSPSSPSSLLRKTRFLSTLLAVIILFFIIILYSEVSSFIFTQSHSSNYNSISRLIKRKKEKLAFAVGEREEGCDVFSGSWVWDNKSRPLYTEDCPYIQPQLTCQQHRRPDNDYLYWTWQPHSCSIPSFNATLMLESLRGKRMLFVGDSLNRGQFVSMVCLLQQHIPDNAKSMETFGSLTVFTAKDYNARIEYYWAPFLLESNADDAVIHRITDRVVRKGSINKHGKKWRGADIIVFNTYLWWMTGMPFKILQKGSFKDEVKDIVEVSTEDAYRMTMKSMVRWLKKNMDSNKSRVFFTSMSPSHYKSMDWGGEAEKNCYNETKMIEDASYWGSDCSKNVMLVIREVFSTSEVPITFLNITQLSSYRKDAHTSIYKKQWSPLTPEQLANPVSYADCTHWCLPGLQDTWNELLFTKLFYP; from the exons ATGAAGTCATCCCCTTCTTCTCCCTCTTCTCTTCTCAGAAAAACTCGTTTTCTATCAACTTTATTAGCCGTAATCatcttatttttcatcattattcTTTACAGTGAAGtctcttctttcatttttaccCAATCTCATAGCTCTAATTACAATTCCATCTCAAGATTAATCA AGAGGAAGAAGGAGAAATTGGCATTTGCAGTTGGAGAGAGAGAAGAAGGATGCGACGTTTTCAGCGGAAGTTGGGTTTGGGATAACAAGAGCCGGCCGTTATATACAGAGGATTGTCCTTATATACAACCACAGTTAACATGCCAGCAACATCGCCGCCCAGATAACGACTATCTATATTGGACATGGCAACCTCATTCTTGCTCTATTCCAAG TTTCAATGCGACATTAATGCTGGAGAGCCTTAGAGGAAAGAGGATGTTATTCGTTGGTGATTCGTTAAACAGAGGACAATTTGTTTCCATGGTTTGCCTGCTTCAACAACACATTCCTGACAATGCCAAATCCATGGAAACTTTTGGTTCCCTCACTGTTTTCACTGCTAAG GATTACAATGCACGAATCGAATATTACTGGGCACCATTTCTGCTGGAATCAAATGCTGATGATGCAGTCATACATAGAATTACTGATAGAGTTGTTCGTAAAGGTTCAATAAATAAGCACGGAAAAAAGTGGAGAGGAGCTGACATAATTGTGTTCAACACTTATTTGTGGTGGATGACTGGGATGCCGTTCaagatttt GCAAAAAGGgtcattcaaggatgaagtGAAAGACATAGTTGAAGTGTCTACAGAGGACGCGTATCGCATGACAATGAAGAGTATGGTGAGATGGTTGAAGAAAAATATGGATTCAAATAAAAGCAGAGTATTTTTCACTAGCATGTCACCTTCTCATTACAA AAGCATGGATTGGGGAGGTGAAGCAGagaaaaattgttataatgaaaCAAAGATGATAGAAGATGCAAGTTACTGGGGATCAGATTGTAGCAAAAACGTAATGCTAGTGATAAGAGAAGTGTTTAGTACATCAGAAGTGCCCATAACGTTTCTCAACATAACACAACTATCAAGTTATAGGAAAGATGCACACACATCAATTTACAAGAAGCAATGGAGTCCATTAACACCAGAGCAACTAGCAAACCCTGTTAGCTATGCTGATTGTACACATTGGTGTTTGCCTGGCCTTCAAGATACATggaatgaactcttattcaccAAGCTTTTTTATCCATGA